The DNA region CAACGCCAAAAATAGCTATGTTCATCGTGTTCGTCATTTCCTTCATCCCTAGCTCCCAAGTGACTTGGAGCAGGAATACGATCACCACAACCCGTAAAACCTTGACGATGCCCTCTATCTTAGAGATGTTCTTAAATTTAATGTAGAGCGTGGTGAGTATGACGACGAGGACAGCCGTGGGGATGACCATTCCCCCAATGGCTGAAACAATACCAAAAACACCGCCAACTTTATAACCGACAATGGCAGCGATTTTAGTTGTGATAGGACCGGGGAGTGTGTTCCCTAAGGCTAAGGCCTCCATAAATTCATCATGTGTCATCCAACCGTAATTTTCGACGACTTCTTTTTCTATAAAAGGAATAGACGCAGGCCCACCACCGAAACCGAAGAGCCCTGGCTTAACGAAACCTATAAATAGTTGCCAATAAGTGATCAGCGATTCTGCCATCCTTACTCCTCACCCTTTCGGATGGACACAACCGTATCGTTCCAAGCCTGCCCACCACCGACAGGATCGGCATCACTGCGGATAATCGCATTAGGATTATAGCCCGTTGTCGTCCACCACCGCTGTTCTTGGTTTTCTCGCTGTTCTTGCTGTTTTTGACCCCCATTTTGACGCTCATGGATATCTGCCCGTGCCCGACTACTGTTTTGACGCTCAAGGGTATCCGCCTGTGCCCCACTACCATTTCGAAGCTCAAGGGTATCTACCCGTAACCCACTATCGTTTTGCTGCTCAAGGATATTTGCCCGTACCCGACCCCCATTTTCACGCTCAAGGATATCTGCCCGTGCCTCACCACCGTTTTGCTGTTCAGAAGTATCTGCCTGTGCCCGGCCATTGTCTTGACGCTTGGACGTATGGGCTTGAAGCACAGATCGGGGTAAGCCTTGACCTGAAGCGACAGGACCGTATGCGGTATGACCCATACTGGCAGAGATGGCAACCACTTTTGGATGAATGCCTTCGGTTATGAACGCTTTGACCTCTAAGTACTGCTCTCCGTCTGGTAAATGTAACGTCACATCATCGCCATCCTCTATGCCTATCGCAAGCGCCGACTTTGGATGTAACCACATCGGGTTATCATGGACGATCTCCGCTAACCACTTCTGGTTCATGGTTCGAGACTGTGTGTGAACGTTCCATTTAAAAGTGGTGAGGACAAACTGATCGTCAGCCAGCTCCTGATGATCCAAGGGCACGTACGTCGGCCATGGACTATATGACGTCCCGTGTGTACGATTCAATTCATCTATCATAGGGTTGTAGATGGTGAACTTCCGAGTGGGGGTCTGAAACCCACGATACGGTTGCC from Caldalkalibacillus salinus includes:
- a CDS encoding chromate transporter, translating into MAESLITYWQLFIGFVKPGLFGFGGGPASIPFIEKEVVENYGWMTHDEFMEALALGNTLPGPITTKIAAIVGYKVGGVFGIVSAIGGMVIPTAVLVVILTTLYIKFKNISKIEGIVKVLRVVVIVFLLQVTWELGMKEMTNTMNIAIFGVAAVLIFVFHLHPLAVIGIAILFGVVYH